In one window of Bradyrhizobium sp. AZCC 1721 DNA:
- a CDS encoding ABC transporter permease encodes MLTMIGKRLMFALPSLIGVVIVTFLLTRALPGDPAAYFAGPAASKEAIEQIRKKLGFDKPLIEQFFRYTNDLAHGDFGNSLTTGQPVATEIRNRLPASAELTLLGLIVSITIAIPLGVLAATRPGSWIDHLCRITTTAGVSLPVFFTGLVLVYLFYFRLGWSPAPLGRLDVFYSAPPTVTGLYLIDALIAREFETFRSALSQLILPAATLAVFSLAPIARMTRASMLAVLASDFVRTARASGLSPSTVIVTYAFRNAMLPVITTLSMVFSFLLGANVLVEKVFAWPGIGSYAVEALISSDFAPVQGFVLTMAVMYVLLNLVIDILYGVIDPRVRLEG; translated from the coding sequence ATGTTGACCATGATCGGCAAGCGGCTGATGTTTGCTCTACCCTCGCTCATCGGGGTCGTGATCGTCACCTTCCTGCTGACGCGCGCGCTGCCGGGCGATCCCGCCGCCTATTTCGCCGGGCCCGCTGCGAGCAAGGAAGCGATCGAGCAGATCCGCAAGAAACTCGGCTTCGACAAGCCGTTGATTGAGCAGTTCTTCCGCTACACCAACGATCTCGCGCATGGCGATTTCGGCAACTCGCTGACCACAGGCCAGCCGGTTGCGACCGAAATCCGCAACCGCCTGCCGGCGTCTGCCGAACTGACGCTGCTCGGCCTCATCGTCTCGATCACGATCGCGATTCCGCTCGGCGTGCTCGCCGCGACCCGGCCGGGCTCGTGGATCGATCACCTCTGCCGGATCACGACAACGGCCGGCGTATCGCTGCCGGTGTTCTTTACTGGCCTCGTGCTGGTGTACTTGTTCTATTTCAGGCTCGGCTGGTCGCCGGCACCGCTCGGCCGGCTCGACGTGTTCTACAGCGCGCCGCCGACCGTGACCGGTCTCTATCTCATCGACGCCCTGATCGCGCGCGAGTTCGAGACGTTTCGTTCGGCGCTGAGCCAGCTCATCCTGCCGGCGGCGACGCTGGCGGTCTTCTCGCTGGCGCCGATTGCGCGCATGACGCGGGCCTCGATGCTGGCGGTGCTGGCCTCTGACTTCGTCCGCACCGCGCGCGCCAGCGGGCTTTCTCCATCGACCGTGATCGTCACCTACGCGTTCCGCAACGCGATGCTGCCCGTCATAACCACGCTCAGCATGGTGTTCTCGTTTCTGCTCGGGGCCAACGTGCTGGTCGAGAAGGTGTTCGCGTGGCCCGGCATCGGTTCCTATGCGGTGGAAGCGCTGATCTCGTCGGACTTCGCGCCGGTGCAGGGCTTCGTGCTGACCATGGCGGTCATGTACGTGCTGCTCAATCTGGTCATCGACATTCTCTACGGCGTGATCGATCCACGCGTGCGGCTTGAGGGGTGA